A part of Astyanax mexicanus isolate ESR-SI-001 chromosome 2, AstMex3_surface, whole genome shotgun sequence genomic DNA contains:
- the LOC103026932 gene encoding uncharacterized protein LOC103026932: MPRFAWASNFVFVTVTVFSVVQTALVSFCSISITDTQRRTMGVAGAGLTYLLFSTLLFSGFLAHQVLADSLCVPYQCLNCSASGNCQLCSNTSVANSTSCIDAPKICIIDAAVKLIAESFQVEERSALTVYCNHSLPQNMNTNFMWLLNNNEMMGEINRSLVVKINETIKLACTVFSPCGNFSSNSQEITIKDGSGLIILICGVGAVVVIVILGVVMKIIIKRNEVQNEARKRQRQARMQNISSTTEVTGYW, from the exons ATGCCTAGATTTGCATGGGCATCCAATTTTGTATTCGTAACAGTAACAGTGTTTTCTGTGGTTCAAACAGCCCTCGTCAGTTTCTGTTCTATCAGCATTACAGACACGCAGAGGAG AACAATGGGGGTGGCTGGTGCAGGACTAACATATCTTCTCTTCTCTACTTTGCTAT TCTCTGGCTTTCTGGCTCATCAAGTACTAGCGGACTCTCTCTGTGTACCGTATCAGTGCCTGAACTGTAGTGCATCTG GAAACTGCCAGCTGTGCTCCAACACCTCAGTAGCCAACAGTACCAGCTGCATTG ATGCTCCCAAAATCTGCATCATAG ATGCCGCTGTAAAGCTGATTGCTGAGTCTTTCCAGGTTGAAGAACGATCTGCACTGACTGTGTACTGTAATCATAGCCTGCCTCAAAACATGAACACAAATTTCATGTGGCTACTAAATAACAATGAGATGATGGGTGAAATCAACAGGAGCCTGGTTGTGAAGATCAATGAGACAATAAAACTGGCCTGCACGGTGTTCAGTCCATGTGGAAACTTCAGCTCTAACTCTCAAGAAATAACTATCAAAG ATGGAAGTGGGCTCATTATCCTGATCTGTGGAGTAGGAGCTGTGGTGGTTATTGTCATTCTGGGTGTTGTCatgaaaattataataaaaagaaatgaag tcCAAAACGAGGCAAGGAAGCGTCAGAGACAAGCACGCATGCAGAACATCAGCAGCACCACCGAGGTCACAGGATACTggtga